Proteins from a genomic interval of Mycobacterium conspicuum:
- a CDS encoding FmdB family zinc ribbon protein, which yields MPTYSYQCTQCADRFDVVQAFTDDALTECEKCSGRLRKLFGKVGVVFKGSGFYRTDSRESGKKSAGSSNGSSGGESGTSSSSSETKTSSSTEKSDKSSSGSGSSSSTPATAAASS from the coding sequence GTGCCGACTTACAGCTATCAGTGCACCCAGTGCGCCGACCGCTTCGACGTTGTGCAAGCCTTCACCGACGACGCGCTGACCGAGTGCGAGAAGTGCTCCGGCCGGCTGCGCAAGCTCTTCGGCAAGGTCGGCGTCGTGTTCAAGGGCAGCGGCTTTTACCGGACCGACAGTCGCGAATCGGGCAAGAAATCGGCGGGCTCGAGCAACGGGTCGTCGGGCGGCGAGTCGGGGACGAGTTCGAGCTCCAGCGAGACCAAGACGTCGAGCTCTACCGAAAAGTCCGACAAATCGAGCAGCGGCAGCGGCAGCAGCAGCTCCACGCCGGCCACGGCGGCGGCCTCGAGCTAA
- a CDS encoding SAF domain-containing protein, producing MAEPSLNPTLVTRIAVWLRPDWTRTVAFRRVAAAVLVVLAGVATLRSNPDDDRADVVVAARDLPPGTALASDDVRLETRSATTVPDGSRTELSAVVGSTLASPTRRGEVLTDVRLLGSRLAELTAGPGARIVPLHLADSALIDLIRVGDVVDVLAAPANDAPGAAPASSKAAATLLATDAVVVLVSAKEKAQSAGGDRVVLVALPARLANTVAGSALGQTVTLILH from the coding sequence GTGGCCGAACCCTCACTGAACCCAACCCTGGTCACCCGGATAGCGGTGTGGTTGCGCCCGGATTGGACGCGCACCGTCGCGTTCCGGCGGGTGGCCGCCGCCGTGCTGGTGGTGTTGGCGGGCGTGGCCACGTTGCGGTCGAATCCCGACGATGATCGTGCCGACGTGGTGGTCGCCGCGCGCGACCTGCCGCCCGGCACCGCGCTGGCTTCCGACGATGTCCGACTCGAAACACGTTCGGCCACAACGGTTCCCGATGGGTCACGCACCGAGCTAAGCGCGGTGGTCGGATCCACACTGGCCAGCCCGACACGGCGCGGCGAGGTGCTCACCGACGTGCGGCTGCTGGGCAGCCGGCTGGCCGAGTTAACCGCCGGGCCCGGCGCCCGCATCGTCCCCCTGCACCTGGCGGACAGCGCGCTGATCGACCTGATTCGGGTCGGCGACGTCGTCGACGTGCTGGCGGCGCCGGCCAACGACGCCCCGGGCGCTGCCCCGGCGAGCAGCAAGGCGGCGGCCACCTTGCTAGCTACCGACGCCGTCGTTGTCCTCGTGTCGGCCAAGGAGAAAGCCCAGTCCGCCGGGGGTGACCGCGTAGTGTTGGTTGCGCTTCCGGCTCGCCTGGCGAACACGGTGGCAGGTTCGGCGTTGGGTCAAACGGTAACCCTGATCCTGCACTGA
- a CDS encoding 5-formyltetrahydrofolate cyclo-ligase: protein MSNLTKATLREQLMLARRDVAEEVRAAEASMLGEHAEAVVSQGSTVCAYVPVGTEPGSVELLDRLLRRAGRVLLPVARIADDNTPAPLQWAEYRPGALTRGLWGLLEPPEPWLPASALAEADVVFVPALAIDRRGARLGRGRGFYDRSLPGRDPHARLIAVVRDDELVRELPAEPHDVPMTDALTPRRGIVALPIRE from the coding sequence ATGTCGAACCTGACCAAAGCAACCTTGCGGGAGCAGCTGATGCTGGCCCGCCGCGACGTTGCCGAGGAGGTTCGGGCCGCCGAGGCAAGCATGCTGGGCGAGCACGCGGAGGCGGTGGTGAGCCAGGGCAGCACGGTCTGCGCCTACGTGCCGGTGGGCACCGAGCCGGGGTCCGTCGAGCTGCTGGACAGGTTGCTGCGCCGAGCGGGGCGGGTGCTGCTGCCGGTTGCGCGGATCGCCGACGACAACACCCCCGCGCCGCTGCAATGGGCCGAGTACCGCCCGGGCGCGCTGACCCGCGGGCTCTGGGGGCTGCTCGAACCACCCGAACCCTGGCTGCCCGCGTCCGCTCTGGCCGAGGCCGACGTGGTGTTCGTGCCGGCGCTGGCGATTGATCGCCGCGGCGCGCGGCTGGGCCGGGGCCGCGGCTTCTATGACCGGTCGCTGCCGGGCCGCGATCCGCACGCGCGGCTGATCGCCGTGGTCCGCGATGACGAGCTGGTGCGGGAGTTGCCGGCCGAACCGCACGACGTCCCGATGACCGACGCGCTCACGCCGCGGCGCGGCATCGTCGCGCTGCCGATCCGGGAATGA
- the mscL gene encoding large-conductance mechanosensitive channel protein MscL, which produces MFKGFKEFLSRGNIVDLAVAVVIGTAFTALVTKFTDSIITPLINRVGVNQNSNVGVLRIGIGGGQTIDLNILLSAAINFFLVAFVVYFFVVLPYNTLRKRGEVEQADDAQIVLLTEIRDLLSQGNGASSSGKHGGTAHTPPPEHGPRADAEG; this is translated from the coding sequence ATGTTCAAAGGGTTCAAGGAGTTTCTCTCGCGGGGCAACATCGTCGACCTCGCCGTCGCGGTCGTCATCGGCACGGCGTTCACCGCGTTGGTCACCAAGTTCACCGACAGCATTATCACGCCGCTGATCAACCGGGTCGGCGTCAACCAGAACTCCAACGTCGGCGTCTTGCGGATCGGCATCGGCGGGGGTCAGACGATCGACCTCAACATCCTGCTGTCGGCGGCGATCAACTTCTTTCTGGTTGCGTTCGTGGTCTATTTCTTCGTCGTGCTGCCCTACAACACGCTGCGCAAGCGCGGTGAGGTCGAGCAGGCGGACGACGCGCAGATCGTGCTGCTGACCGAAATCCGCGACCTACTCTCGCAAGGCAACGGGGCATCCTCGTCGGGCAAGCACGGGGGAACCGCCCACACCCCGCCGCCGGAGCACGGGCCCCGCGCCGACGCCGAAGGCTAG